The following coding sequences are from one Bradyrhizobium sp. 200 window:
- a CDS encoding divergent polysaccharide deacetylase family protein: protein MTETTDDLSTPLGQQMERQRRRFRLPFTAMQALAVLLGLFLVAFLTVALFTDNPFGGEPVARIALRQPAADEKLPAASGHTGQAAKSASQPSGDNKTVTIIDGSSGKRQDVVIGGDAADKTGGEPSPAMAMAGIDQRLLEKSKYGMIPVVADGLKPFTVYAADADRTKAAKMPVVAIVVGGLGVGAAKTADAIMKLPPAVTLAFTPYGADPTKLAERARAQRHEILLQVPMEPFDYPDNDPGPQTLLTTLTPEQNIDRLYWHLSRFQGYAGIANFMGARFTAADTVMQPVIREAAKRGLGYLDDGSSPRSAAPSLTAAQSMPFAKADFTIDAVPTSAEIDRTLLKLETLAKERGLAVGVASALPISIERLAAWIKTLDSRGIMLVPLTTAMLKSKSG, encoded by the coding sequence ATGACGGAAACGACCGACGATCTGAGCACGCCGCTCGGACAGCAGATGGAGCGCCAGAGGCGCCGGTTCCGGCTGCCCTTCACCGCGATGCAGGCGCTGGCTGTGCTGCTCGGCCTGTTCCTGGTCGCCTTCCTCACCGTCGCCCTTTTCACCGACAACCCGTTCGGCGGCGAGCCGGTCGCCCGTATCGCGCTGCGCCAGCCCGCGGCGGACGAAAAGCTGCCGGCAGCCTCTGGCCACACAGGACAGGCTGCGAAATCTGCGTCTCAGCCAAGCGGCGACAACAAGACCGTCACCATCATCGACGGCTCCAGCGGCAAGCGCCAGGATGTCGTGATCGGCGGCGATGCCGCTGACAAGACCGGCGGAGAGCCTTCCCCGGCGATGGCGATGGCCGGCATCGACCAGCGGCTGCTGGAAAAGTCCAAGTACGGCATGATCCCGGTGGTTGCCGACGGCCTGAAACCCTTCACGGTCTATGCCGCCGACGCCGACCGCACCAAAGCCGCCAAGATGCCTGTGGTCGCCATCGTGGTCGGCGGGCTCGGCGTCGGCGCCGCCAAGACGGCCGATGCCATCATGAAGCTGCCGCCGGCCGTGACGCTGGCATTCACCCCTTACGGGGCAGACCCCACCAAGCTCGCCGAGCGGGCCCGCGCGCAGCGCCACGAGATCCTGCTGCAGGTGCCGATGGAGCCGTTCGACTATCCCGATAATGACCCCGGCCCGCAGACGCTGCTCACGACGCTGACGCCCGAGCAGAACATCGACCGGCTGTACTGGCACCTCAGCCGGTTCCAGGGCTATGCGGGAATCGCCAATTTCATGGGTGCGCGCTTCACGGCCGCCGACACCGTGATGCAGCCGGTCATCCGGGAGGCAGCCAAGCGCGGCCTCGGCTACCTCGATGACGGCTCTTCGCCGCGCAGTGCCGCGCCATCGCTAACGGCCGCCCAATCGATGCCCTTCGCCAAGGCCGATTTCACCATCGATGCCGTGCCGACCTCGGCCGAAATCGACCGGACGCTGCTTAAGCTGGAGACGCTCGCCAAGGAGCGCGGACTGGCCGTAGGTGTCGCCTCGGCGCTCCCGATTTCGATCGAGCGGCTTGCCGCCTGGATCAAGACGCTCGACAGCCGCGGCATCATGCTTGTGCCATTGACAACGGCGATGCTGAAATCAAAATCAGGCTAG
- a CDS encoding S41 family peptidase: MMRKTSVILLSAATGAALTLFVTQPRSVLMGSSARAATSDTYRQLNLFGDVFERVRSDYVEKPDDGKLVESAISGMLAGLDPHSSYMDAKSFRDMQVQTRGEFGGLGIEVTMEDGLIKVVSPIDDTPASKAGIMANDIITNLDDEAVQGLTLNQAVEKMRGPVNTKIRLKIIRKGQDNPIEVTLVRDNIRVRSVRARVEQDDIAYIRVTTFNEQTTEGLKREIGNLSNQLGDKLKGFIIDLRNNPGGLLEEAVTVSDTFLEKGEIVSTRGRNAEETQRRAAHTGDLTKGKPIIVLVNGGSASASEIVAGALQDHKRATLVGTRSFGKGSVQTIIPLGSGNGALRLTTARYYTPSGKSIQAKGIVPDIEVLQDVPDELKARTDTKGEASLRGHLKNDGDEKTGSQSYVPPDAKDDKALKTAADLLHGIKSTATAAPAPGDKAAVDKPATKAAN, translated from the coding sequence ATGATGCGCAAGACTTCTGTAATTCTTCTCAGCGCCGCCACCGGTGCGGCTTTGACGCTCTTCGTCACGCAGCCTCGTTCCGTGCTGATGGGATCGAGCGCGCGTGCGGCAACCTCGGACACCTATCGCCAGCTCAATTTGTTCGGCGACGTGTTCGAGCGCGTGCGCAGCGACTATGTCGAGAAACCCGACGACGGCAAGCTGGTCGAATCCGCGATCTCCGGCATGCTGGCCGGCCTCGATCCGCATTCCAGCTACATGGACGCCAAGAGCTTCCGCGACATGCAGGTGCAGACCCGCGGTGAATTCGGCGGGCTCGGCATCGAGGTCACGATGGAAGACGGGCTGATCAAGGTCGTCTCGCCGATCGACGATACGCCGGCATCGAAGGCCGGCATCATGGCCAACGACATCATCACCAATCTCGACGACGAAGCCGTGCAGGGTCTCACCCTCAATCAGGCGGTCGAGAAGATGCGCGGCCCGGTCAACACCAAGATCCGCCTCAAGATCATCCGCAAGGGCCAGGACAATCCGATCGAAGTCACGCTGGTGCGCGACAACATCCGCGTCCGCTCGGTGCGCGCGCGCGTCGAACAGGACGACATCGCCTATATCCGCGTGACCACCTTCAACGAGCAGACCACCGAAGGCCTCAAGCGCGAGATCGGCAATCTGTCGAACCAGCTCGGCGACAAGCTGAAGGGCTTCATCATCGACCTCAGAAACAATCCCGGCGGCTTGCTGGAGGAAGCGGTGACAGTTTCCGACACCTTCCTCGAGAAGGGCGAGATCGTTTCGACCCGCGGACGCAATGCCGAAGAGACCCAGCGCCGCGCCGCCCACACGGGCGACCTGACCAAGGGCAAGCCGATCATCGTGCTGGTCAACGGCGGCTCGGCCTCCGCGTCGGAGATCGTCGCCGGCGCGTTGCAGGACCACAAGCGCGCGACCCTGGTCGGCACGCGTTCGTTCGGCAAGGGCTCGGTGCAGACCATCATCCCGCTCGGCAGCGGCAACGGCGCGCTACGCCTCACCACCGCGCGCTACTACACGCCGTCGGGCAAATCGATCCAGGCCAAGGGCATCGTGCCCGACATCGAGGTGCTGCAGGACGTGCCGGATGAGCTGAAGGCACGCACCGACACCAAGGGCGAGGCCTCGCTGCGCGGCCATCTGAAGAACGACGGCGACGAGAAGACCGGCTCGCAATCCTACGTGCCGCCGGACGCCAAGGACGACAAGGCGCTGAAGACCGCAGCCGACCTGCTGCACGGCATCAAGTCGACGGCGACCGCAGCGCCGGCACCCGGCGACAAGGCGGCTGTCGACAAGCCGGCCACCAAGGCCGCGAACTGA
- a CDS encoding peptidoglycan DD-metalloendopeptidase family protein produces the protein MPLTPAGALPLLLLSASFAAALLSPAVAQSAAPAQQATAVSPDALKQREEELEATREQQRKAAELQQKLKADIAAIGQDRSKLNQQLIDIATQVRTVETRIGETEGRLRPLDSREQQVRASLDSRRAEIVEVLAALQRAGRRTPPALLVRPEDALESLRTAMLLGSVVPELRGRAEKLAGDLGELVNLRKKIATERDVLARDRDSLKDDSVRLAALVEERQRKQSAIEKDMEAEGARAINLSKQVDGLQGLIAKMEQDLKSAAKAAATASLQGAPAAPSGKPNLGALKDPARLSPAIAFASAKGLFALPVNGRKIRDFGGSDGAGGVEKGISLATRARAQVTTPCDGWVVYAGPFRSYGQLLILNAGGGYHVLIAGMERISVNIGQFVLTGEPVATMGSTSQVASILATTASQPVLYVEFRKDGTPIDSGPWWAANEGEKVRG, from the coding sequence ATGCCGCTGACGCCAGCCGGCGCGCTTCCCCTGCTGCTGCTTTCCGCGAGCTTCGCCGCCGCATTGCTTTCGCCGGCGGTAGCGCAGTCCGCAGCCCCCGCACAGCAGGCGACGGCCGTTTCCCCGGATGCCCTCAAGCAGCGCGAGGAGGAACTGGAGGCCACGCGCGAGCAGCAGCGCAAGGCGGCCGAACTTCAGCAAAAACTGAAGGCCGATATCGCGGCGATCGGACAGGACCGCTCCAAGCTCAACCAGCAACTGATCGACATCGCTACCCAGGTACGCACCGTCGAGACACGTATCGGCGAGACCGAGGGGCGGCTGCGCCCGCTCGACAGCCGTGAGCAGCAGGTCCGCGCTTCGCTGGATTCACGCCGCGCCGAAATCGTCGAGGTGCTGGCTGCGCTGCAACGCGCCGGGCGACGCACGCCGCCGGCGCTGCTGGTCCGGCCCGAAGACGCGCTGGAATCACTGCGTACCGCCATGCTGCTCGGATCGGTCGTCCCCGAACTGCGCGGACGCGCGGAGAAGCTCGCCGGCGATCTCGGCGAACTCGTGAACTTGCGCAAGAAGATCGCCACCGAGCGCGACGTGCTGGCGCGGGACCGCGACAGTCTGAAAGACGATTCTGTCAGGCTGGCGGCGCTGGTGGAAGAGCGGCAGCGCAAGCAGAGCGCGATCGAAAAGGACATGGAGGCCGAAGGCGCCCGCGCCATCAACCTGTCCAAGCAAGTGGACGGCCTGCAGGGCCTGATCGCGAAAATGGAGCAGGATCTGAAGAGCGCCGCCAAAGCGGCCGCTACCGCCAGCCTGCAAGGCGCCCCGGCTGCTCCTAGCGGCAAGCCCAATCTGGGGGCACTGAAGGACCCCGCCCGATTGAGCCCGGCGATCGCCTTTGCCTCCGCCAAGGGACTGTTCGCCCTTCCGGTCAATGGCCGCAAGATTCGCGATTTTGGCGGTTCCGACGGCGCGGGTGGCGTGGAAAAAGGCATTTCTTTGGCAACCCGGGCCAGGGCTCAGGTCACAACACCGTGTGACGGCTGGGTTGTTTACGCCGGACCCTTCCGCAGCTACGGACAACTCTTGATCCTCAATGCCGGGGGCGGGTATCATGTCCTGATCGCCGGGATGGAGCGCATTTCGGTAAACATCGGCCAGTTTGTACTTACGGGAGAGCCGGTCGCGACGATGGGATCGACGTCCCAGGTTGCATCCATTCTCGCGACGACCGCGAGCCAGCCGGTGTTGTATGTCGAGTTCCGTAAGGACGGCACTCCAATCGACTCAGGCCCATGGTGGGCCGCTAACGAAGGCGAAAAGGTTCGCGGATGA
- the rlmH gene encoding 23S rRNA (pseudouridine(1915)-N(3))-methyltransferase RlmH: MRLVVVSIGRLKQGPEQELAERYRERFEDIGRKLGFRGLAIHEIPESRARDTATRISEEAAAITAAIPEKSVLVALDEHGKSIDSATFARQLGHWRDEGVANTIFVIGGADGLSPDLQRKAKLRIAFGSATWPHQMVRVMLLEQIYRAATILAGHPYHRA; encoded by the coding sequence ATGCGCCTTGTCGTGGTCTCAATCGGCCGGCTGAAACAGGGCCCGGAACAGGAACTGGCCGAACGCTATCGCGAGCGCTTCGAGGATATCGGCCGCAAGCTCGGCTTTCGCGGTCTCGCGATTCATGAAATTCCGGAAAGCCGCGCGCGCGACACCGCGACCCGGATATCGGAGGAAGCCGCGGCGATCACGGCGGCGATACCGGAGAAATCCGTGCTGGTGGCCCTGGACGAGCACGGCAAGAGCATCGACAGCGCGACCTTCGCCCGGCAACTCGGCCATTGGCGGGATGAGGGGGTCGCCAACACAATTTTCGTGATCGGAGGCGCGGACGGACTTTCGCCCGATTTGCAGCGCAAAGCCAAATTGCGCATTGCGTTCGGCTCGGCGACCTGGCCGCATCAAATGGTCCGCGTCATGCTTCTTGAACAGATTTACCGGGCCGCGACCATTCTGGCCGGCCACCCCTACCATCGTGCGTAA
- the rsfS gene encoding ribosome silencing factor, translating to MKAQPDADKTLNMILSRLDDMKAEETVTIDLRGKSAFSDYMIVTTGRANRHVGAIAENVTKALKETGIRNIHVEGLPNCDWVLIDSGDVVVHVFRPEVREFYNLERLWAQNPAAAAI from the coding sequence TTGAAGGCGCAACCCGACGCCGACAAGACGCTGAATATGATCCTCTCCCGCCTCGACGATATGAAGGCGGAAGAAACGGTCACCATCGACCTTCGCGGCAAATCTGCATTTTCCGACTACATGATCGTCACCACTGGCCGGGCCAACCGGCACGTCGGCGCGATCGCGGAAAACGTCACGAAAGCCCTGAAGGAAACCGGCATCAGGAACATCCATGTCGAGGGCTTGCCCAATTGCGACTGGGTGCTGATCGATTCCGGCGATGTGGTCGTGCATGTGTTCAGACCCGAGGTGCGCGAATTCTACAATCTCGAAAGATTGTGGGCGCAAAACCCGGCGGCGGCAGCGATCTGA
- a CDS encoding nicotinate-nucleotide adenylyltransferase, which yields MQLQSAAQAIPFHTNGMRIGLLGGSFNPPHAAHRAISQFALKRLKLDRVWWLLTPGNPLKDTGRLHGLSERANAAREIADDPRIDISCLEAVIGVRYTVDTIIHLRRRVSGVRFVWIMGADNLAQFHRWKDWRRIAAEVPIAVIDRPPQSFRALAAPAAQALARYRLPENQAARLTDQPTPAWVFLTGMKLNLSSTGLRNSDGSWKAKK from the coding sequence ATGCAATTGCAATCTGCCGCGCAAGCCATTCCTTTCCACACCAACGGCATGCGCATCGGCCTGCTCGGCGGCTCATTCAATCCGCCGCACGCGGCGCATCGCGCCATCAGCCAGTTTGCGCTGAAGCGCCTGAAGCTCGATCGTGTCTGGTGGCTGCTGACGCCGGGCAATCCGCTCAAGGACACCGGCCGGCTACATGGCCTTTCCGAACGCGCCAACGCCGCGCGTGAGATCGCCGACGATCCGCGCATCGACATCAGTTGTCTCGAAGCTGTCATCGGTGTCCGCTACACTGTCGATACGATCATCCATTTACGCCGCCGCGTTTCCGGCGTGCGCTTCGTCTGGATCATGGGCGCCGACAATCTCGCGCAGTTCCATCGCTGGAAGGATTGGCGGCGCATCGCCGCCGAGGTCCCGATCGCCGTGATCGACCGGCCGCCGCAGAGTTTCCGGGCGCTTGCTGCCCCTGCCGCCCAGGCGCTGGCGCGCTATCGATTGCCCGAGAATCAGGCGGCCCGGCTAACCGATCAGCCGACGCCCGCCTGGGTTTTCCTCACCGGCATGAAGCTGAACCTTTCATCGACCGGCCTTCGGAACTCGGACGGGAGCTGGAAGGCAAAGAAGTGA
- a CDS encoding glutamate-5-semialdehyde dehydrogenase yields the protein MTAPLKAIDGNADLPALMTELAAQARAAARVLALASPEDKNRALDAIARAIRSHALAILAANAEDVAEVRAGGATSAFIDRLTLTPARIEAMADGVATVRAIPDPVGSVTESWQRPNGMTIERVRVPLGVIGVIFESRPNVAADAGVLCLKSGNAVILRGGSDSFRSCRAIHDCLVQGLREAGLPEAAITLVPTRDRAAVGLMLSGLNGGIDVIVPRGGKSLVARVEAEARVPVFAHLEGVNHVYVDRSAKLDMAKSIVLNAKMRRTGVCGAAETLLVDRAAAAANLKPLVEMLIESGCEVRGDDAVQKIDARVKPATDDDWDTEYLDAIIAARVVDGVDAAIAHIQNHGSRHTDAIVAEDAHAAEKFLSEVDSAIVLHNASTQFADGGEFGFGAEIGIATGKFHARGPVGAEQLTTFKYRIHGTGQTRP from the coding sequence ATGACCGCCCCCTTGAAGGCTATCGACGGCAACGCCGATTTGCCCGCGTTGATGACTGAACTGGCGGCCCAGGCACGCGCCGCGGCGCGGGTGCTGGCGCTGGCCTCGCCGGAAGACAAGAACCGCGCGCTCGACGCCATTGCCCGCGCGATCCGCAGCCACGCGCTGGCGATTCTTGCTGCCAATGCCGAGGATGTCGCCGAGGTGCGCGCCGGCGGGGCGACCTCGGCCTTCATCGACCGCCTGACGCTGACACCAGCGCGCATCGAGGCGATGGCCGATGGCGTCGCGACGGTGCGCGCGATCCCCGATCCGGTCGGGTCAGTCACCGAGAGCTGGCAGCGACCGAACGGCATGACCATCGAGCGCGTGCGCGTGCCGCTCGGCGTGATTGGCGTGATCTTCGAGAGCCGTCCTAACGTCGCCGCCGATGCCGGAGTGCTGTGCCTGAAGTCCGGCAACGCCGTGATCCTGCGCGGCGGCTCAGACAGCTTCCGCTCGTGCCGCGCGATTCATGACTGCCTGGTGCAGGGCCTGCGCGAGGCCGGCCTGCCCGAAGCCGCGATCACGCTGGTGCCGACGCGCGACCGCGCGGCGGTCGGGCTGATGCTCTCAGGATTGAACGGCGGCATCGACGTGATCGTGCCGCGGGGCGGCAAGAGCCTGGTCGCGCGCGTCGAGGCGGAAGCGCGCGTGCCGGTGTTTGCGCATCTCGAAGGCGTCAACCACGTCTATGTCGATCGATCCGCCAAGCTCGACATGGCCAAGTCGATCGTGCTGAACGCCAAGATGCGCCGCACCGGCGTCTGCGGTGCGGCCGAGACGCTGCTGGTCGATCGTGCCGCGGCGGCGGCCAATCTGAAGCCGCTGGTCGAGATGCTGATCGAATCCGGCTGCGAAGTGCGCGGCGACGACGCCGTGCAGAAGATCGACGCGCGGGTGAAGCCGGCAACGGACGACGACTGGGACACCGAATATCTCGACGCCATCATCGCCGCGCGTGTCGTCGACGGCGTGGATGCTGCGATCGCGCATATCCAGAACCACGGCTCCCGACACACCGACGCAATCGTGGCCGAGGACGCTCACGCGGCCGAGAAATTCCTCAGCGAGGTCGATTCCGCGATCGTGCTTCACAATGCATCGACACAGTTCGCCGATGGCGGCGAGTTCGGCTTCGGCGCGGAGATCGGGATTGCCACCGGCAAATTCCACGCCCGCGGCCCTGTTGGCGCCGAGCAACTCACGACCTTCAAATATCGCATTCACGGCACCGGGCAGACGCGGCCGTGA
- a CDS encoding GNAT family N-acetyltransferase, with protein sequence MSPSRSFAIPTVAAVAPADVERAVAVLTLAFSADPVTRWTYPEPAQYLARFPVLVRAFGGGAFTEGTARHVADYAGAALWLPPGIELDEAAIGASLPPGRESEFAAVFEAMAAYHPQEPHWYLPLIGVDPARHRNGYGAALLQDTLRRCDQDHVAAYLESTNPANITLYQRHGFELRGTIQVGSSPPLFPMFRPSR encoded by the coding sequence ATGAGCCCTTCAAGATCATTTGCCATTCCGACCGTAGCCGCGGTCGCACCCGCCGACGTCGAGCGGGCAGTCGCCGTCCTGACGCTCGCATTCAGTGCGGATCCGGTGACCCGCTGGACCTATCCAGAGCCTGCGCAGTATCTGGCCCGCTTCCCGGTATTGGTGCGCGCGTTTGGCGGCGGCGCTTTCACAGAAGGAACTGCGCGCCACGTCGCGGACTATGCGGGAGCAGCGCTGTGGCTCCCGCCGGGGATCGAGCTCGACGAGGCGGCAATTGGGGCAAGTTTGCCGCCTGGACGGGAAAGCGAGTTTGCCGCCGTGTTCGAAGCGATGGCGGCCTATCATCCGCAGGAGCCGCACTGGTACTTGCCGCTGATCGGCGTCGATCCGGCCCGTCACCGCAACGGTTACGGCGCAGCCCTGCTGCAGGACACCCTTCGCCGGTGCGATCAGGATCATGTCGCGGCGTACCTCGAATCCACCAATCCCGCCAATATCACGCTCTATCAACGGCATGGCTTCGAGCTCCGGGGCACCATCCAGGTGGGGTCGTCGCCACCGCTGTTTCCGATGTTTCGCCCTTCACGCTGA